A window of the Pristiophorus japonicus isolate sPriJap1 chromosome 13, sPriJap1.hap1, whole genome shotgun sequence genome harbors these coding sequences:
- the LOC139278140 gene encoding eotaxin-like: MKTALWVSAVLGVLLICSIQDAAPAPGKCWLLIPNILLASDNEQKSGIKTFQCCERLKATHIPHNRLANYRNTIGCSTPAIIFTNKRNMTICTKASEEWVQSAVRYLERRRKN, translated from the exons ATgaagacagcactgtgggtgtctgCTGTTTTGGGAGTGCTGCTCATCTGCTCCATCCAGGATGCTGCCCCTGCTCCAGGTAAGTGTTGGCTCCTTATTCCCAATATTCTCCTCGCATCTGATAATGAACAAAAGT CTGGGATCAAAACATTCCAATGTTGCGAGAGATTGAAGGCCACTCATATACCCCATAACAGGCTGGCAAACTACAGGAATACAATTGGTTGCTCCACTCCCGCTATCAT TTTTACCAACAAACGCAATATGACCATTTGCACTAAAGCCAGTGAGGAATGGGTGCAATCCGCAGTGCGATATCTGGAGAGGAGACGGAAGAATTGA